Proteins encoded by one window of Litoribacterium kuwaitense:
- a CDS encoding DUF6123 family protein — MQQKNLGYYLDEMQGKGFKLSYSDILFIHFAQKFTNANDKLMIIALQVVWSTQFEFDPSFYLSFVERLQENDVKTKKEAIQMAKNLGLYDRLLK; from the coding sequence GTGCAACAGAAGAATCTGGGGTATTATCTAGACGAAATGCAAGGAAAAGGGTTTAAGCTTTCCTACAGCGATATATTGTTCATCCATTTCGCACAAAAATTTACCAATGCAAACGACAAGCTGATGATCATTGCGCTTCAAGTCGTATGGTCTACTCAGTTTGAATTTGATCCAAGCTTTTATCTTTCATTTGTTGAGCGCTTGCAGGAAAATGATGTAAAAACAAAAAAAGAAGCCATTCAGATGGCCAAAAATTTAGGTCTTTACGATCGT
- a CDS encoding small, acid-soluble spore protein L has protein sequence MKKQRHKTSVNPQGQAPDEMNTAPKSQGENEAKKTNTKHS, from the coding sequence ATGAAAAAACAACGGCACAAAACGAGCGTCAACCCTCAAGGTCAAGCACCGGATGAGATGAATACTGCACCTAAAAGCCAAGGAGAAAACGAAGCTAAAAAGACGAATACAAAA